A stretch of DNA from Streptomyces diastaticus subsp. diastaticus:
CCTATGTGGTGAGGTGGTCGTTGGGGTGATTATGGGGCGGGGTACATAGAGTTGGATTGTTCCGGACGGACTGTGGGAGATCGCGAAGCCGTTGATCCCGCCGTCGAAGGTGCGGCCGCAGGGTGGCGGCACGCAGGACACGCCTGATGAGACGGTGTTCGCGGCCGTCGTCTACGTGCTGGTCAGCGGCTGTGCCTGGCGCGCGTTGCCGCCATGCTTCGGGATATCGAAGTCGACGGCCCATCGCAGGTTCGTGATCTGGTCGCGGGCCGGCGTGTGGGGCCGACTGCACGAGGAGATCGTGCACCGGCTCTACGACGCCAGCCTGCTCGACCTGTCGCGTGCAGTCCTCGACTCCGCCCACGTGCGCGCTAAAAAGGGGGCGAACACACAGGTCCGAGCCCCGTGGACCGGGGCAAGCCGGGCTCCAAGATGCACGTCCTGTCGGATGCGAACGGACTGCCCCTGGTCGTCGGTGTCTCCGCTGCCAACGTCCACGACAGCCTCGCGTTGAAGCCCATGGTCGCCGCTCACCAAACGAGACACGACCCACACCGCGGCCGGTACTTCAAGCCTCAGCGTCTTCACGCCGACAAGGCGTACGACGTTCCTCACCTGCGCAAATGGCTTCGCGGCAAGCGCATCGGCGTCCGCGTCGCACGCAAGGGCATCGAGTCCAGCGAACGACTCGGCCGCCGAAGGTGGGTCATCGAGCGCACCATGTCCTGGCTCACGGGCTACCGTCGGCTCAACCACCGCTACGAACGAAACCCCCGAAAC
This window harbors:
- a CDS encoding IS5 family transposase (programmed frameshift), encoding MVPDGLWEIAKPLIPPSKVRPQGGGTQDTPDETVFAAVVYVLVSGCAWRALPPCFGISKSTAHRRFVIWSRAGVWGRLHEEIVHRLYDASLLDLSRAVLDSAHVRAKKGGEHTGPSPVDRGKPGSKMHVLSDANGLPLVVGVSAANVHDSLALKPMVAAHQTRHDPHRGRYFKPQRLHADKAYDVPHLRKWLRGKRIGVRVARKGIESSERLGRRRWVIERTMSWLTGYRRLNHRYERNPRNYLAFLGLAAALCCYKRLIRLTT